DNA sequence from the Actinomycetes bacterium genome:
GGGATGGTGCCCGAGTGGTTGGCCACCAGGAGCGCGCCACCCTCGACCGGCACGTTCTCCAGCCCGCGGGCCTCGACCCGGAAGTAGCGCTCGTAGAGCGGCCGGACGAGAGCCAGCAGCACCTTGTCGGTCAGCTCCGGGTCGAAGCCGAACTCGTCCACCTGGACGTCACCGGTGAGCCGGCGGCGGGCGAACGCGAGCACCGCGGCCAGCTTGCGCTCCCACTCCGGCAGGGCGGCGGTGGCGGCAGCCAGCGTCGCCTCGGCCGGCTCGGCCGTCGGCGACGTGCCGGCAGCCGCGTCGGAGCGCGCGGACCGGGGCCGGCGTCGGGACGCCGGCCGCTTGGCCGCCGCTCCGGTCGGTCTTCCGGCGGACGAGTCGGAGGAGGCGGATGAGCCCGAGGAGGCCGACGAGCTGGACGGGTCCGACGAGCCGGACGACGAGCCGGAGGGGTCCGACGAGGCGGACGGAGCCGGCGGAGCGGAGGGCGCCGGCCGGCGCGTCTGACCAGGGTCGACGACCGGGTCGTCCCCGGCACCCTCGATCAGCGGGCTGCGCCGCCGGCGCGCCCGCTCGCCACCGGCACGGCTGGCCCCCGCGGCTACCGCGTCCGCGGCGCGGCGGGAGGGGCGGTCGCCGCCGCCGATCGGGATGACCCGGGCGTCAGGCACGAGTCACCTCGCGGGCTCCGGGCGACCGGCCGACGACGTCGAGCACCGTGCGCTCCACGGCCTCGACGGTGTCTGCCGACAGCGGCCCGTGCAGCCCCTGCCGCGCCACGAAGTCGTCGAACGCCTCGCGCGTCGAGTAGCGCGGCTCGAAGCCGAGCACGTCGCGCATCCGGCTGGTGTCGACCACCCGGCCGTAGGCGAGGAAGCGCATCTGCTCCGGCGAGAAGTCCGCGACGCCGAGCCGCTTGAGCGCGCCGCCGATCCACGGCGCAGCGGGC
Encoded proteins:
- a CDS encoding lysophospholipid acyltransferase family protein, with product MPDARVIPIGGGDRPSRRAADAVAAGASRAGGERARRRRSPLIEGAGDDPVVDPGQTRRPAPSAPPAPSASSDPSGSSSGSSDPSSSSASSGSSASSDSSAGRPTGAAAKRPASRRRPRSARSDAAAGTSPTAEPAEATLAAATAALPEWERKLAAVLAFARRRLTGDVQVDEFGFDPELTDKVLLALVRPLYERYFRVEARGLENVPVEGGALLVANHSGTIPLDSIMTQIALLDHHPGHRHLRMLGADLVFSTPVVSELARKTGTTLACNADAERLLNRGELVGVWPEGFKGIGKPFSERYKLQRFGRGGFVSAALRAGVPIVPCSIVGAEEIYPIIGNMKTLARLLGLPYVPVTPTFPWLGPLGAIPLPSKWIIEFGEPIQTDGHGLGAADDPMLVFNLTDQVRETIQHTLYRLLMARRSIFF